A single genomic interval of Prionailurus viverrinus isolate Anna chromosome A2, UM_Priviv_1.0, whole genome shotgun sequence harbors:
- the PFKFB4 gene encoding 6-phosphofructo-2-kinase/fructose-2,6-bisphosphatase 4 isoform X1, producing the protein MASPRELTQNPLKKIWMPYSNGRPALHACQRGVCMTNCPTLIVMVGLPARGKTYISKKLTRYLNWIGVPTREFNVGQYRRDMVKTYKSFEFFLPDNEEGLKIRKQCALAALRDVRRFLSEEGGHVAVFDATNTTRERRATIFNFGEQNGYKTFFVESICVDPEVIAANIVQVKLGSPDYVNHDSDKATEDFMRRIECYENSYESLDEDLDRDLSYIKIMDVGQSYVVNRVADHIQSRIVYYLMNIHVTPRSIYLCRHGESELNLKGRIGGDPGLSPRGREFAKSLAQFISDQNIKDLKVWTSQMKRTIQTAEALGVPYEQWKVLNEIDAGVCEEMTYEEIQDHYPLEFALRDQDKYRYRYPKGESYEDLVQRLEPVIMELERQENVLVICHQAVMRCLLAYFLDKAAEQLPYLKCPLHTVLKLTPVAYGCKVESIFLNVMAVNTHRDRPQNVDISRPPEEALVTVPAHQ; encoded by the exons ATGGCGTCCCCACGGGAATTGACTCAGAACCCCTTGAAGAAGATCTGGATGCCCTACAGCAATGGGCGACCCGCTCTGCACGCCTGCCAGCGCGGTG TTTGCATGACCAACTGCCCAACGCTCATTGTCATGGTAGGCCTGCCCGCCAGGGGCAAGACCTACATCTCCAAGAAGCTGACTCGCTACCTGAACTGGATTGGCGTGCCAACACGCG AATTCAACGTTGGCCAGTACCGCCGGGACATGGTCAAGACATACAAGTCTTTTGAGTTTTTCCTTCCAGACAACGAAGAGGGCCTGAAAATCAGGAa GCAGTGTGCCCTGGCGGCCCTCCGTGATGTCCGGCGGTTCCTTAGTGAGGAGGGGGGACATGTGGCG GTTTTTGATGCAACGAATACCACCCGAGAACGGAGAGCGACCATCTTTAATTTTGGGGAACAGAATGGCTACAAG ACCTTTTTTGTGGAGTCCATCTGTGTGGATCCTGAGGTCATAGCCGCTAACATCGTG CAAGTGAAACTCGGCAGCCCCGATTATGTGAACCATGATAGTGATAAGGCCACGGAGGATTTCATGAGGCGCATTGAATGCTATGAGAATTCATATGAGTCATTGGATGAGGACCTGGACAG GGATCTGTCCTACATCAAGATCATGGACGTGGGTCAGAGCTACGTGGTGAACCGTGTGGCTGACCACATCCAGAGCCGTATTGTATATTACCTCATGAACATCCATGTGACCCCCCGCTCCATCTACCTCTGCCGACATGGGGAGAGTGAGCTCAACCTCAAGGGCCGGATTGGCGGGGACCCAGGACTGTCCCCTCGGGGCAGGGAG TTTGCCAAGAGTCTGGCCCAGTTCATCAGTGATCAGAACATCAAGGACTTGAAGGTCTGGACGAGCCAGATGAAGAGGACAATCCAGACAGCTGAGGCCCTGGGTGTGCCTTATGAACAGTGGAAGGTCCTCAATGAGATTGATGCG GGCGTCTGTGAGGAAATGACTTACGAGGAAATTCAGGATCATTATCCACTGGAGTTTGCCCTGCGGGACCAGGACAAGTACCGGTACCGGTACCCCAAGGGGGAG TCTTACGAGGACCTGGTCCAGCGGCTCGAGCCTGTCATCATGGAGCTGGAGAGGCAAGAGAATGTGCTGGTCATCTGCCACCAGGCTGTGATGCGCTGCCTCCTGGCCTACTTCCTGGATAAGGCCGCAG AACAGCTGCCCTACCTCAAGTGTCCACTGCACACCGTCCTGAAGCTGACCCCTGTGGCTTACG GTTGTAAAGTGGAGTCGATATTCCTGAACGTGATGGCTGTGAATACGCACCGGGACAGGCCTCAG AATGTAGATATCTCGAGGCCTCCAGAGGAAGCCCTCGTCACGGTCCCTGCTCACCAGTGA
- the PFKFB4 gene encoding 6-phosphofructo-2-kinase/fructose-2,6-bisphosphatase 4 isoform X2, producing the protein MDRGTEGGSALTDPGSGSSRRVCMTNCPTLIVMVGLPARGKTYISKKLTRYLNWIGVPTREFNVGQYRRDMVKTYKSFEFFLPDNEEGLKIRKQCALAALRDVRRFLSEEGGHVAVFDATNTTRERRATIFNFGEQNGYKTFFVESICVDPEVIAANIVQVKLGSPDYVNHDSDKATEDFMRRIECYENSYESLDEDLDRDLSYIKIMDVGQSYVVNRVADHIQSRIVYYLMNIHVTPRSIYLCRHGESELNLKGRIGGDPGLSPRGREFAKSLAQFISDQNIKDLKVWTSQMKRTIQTAEALGVPYEQWKVLNEIDAGVCEEMTYEEIQDHYPLEFALRDQDKYRYRYPKGESYEDLVQRLEPVIMELERQENVLVICHQAVMRCLLAYFLDKAAEQLPYLKCPLHTVLKLTPVAYGCKVESIFLNVMAVNTHRDRPQNVDISRPPEEALVTVPAHQ; encoded by the exons ATGGACAGAGGCACGGAGGGAGGCAGCGCCCTGACGGACCCCGGGTCAGGGAGCAGTAGGCGGG TTTGCATGACCAACTGCCCAACGCTCATTGTCATGGTAGGCCTGCCCGCCAGGGGCAAGACCTACATCTCCAAGAAGCTGACTCGCTACCTGAACTGGATTGGCGTGCCAACACGCG AATTCAACGTTGGCCAGTACCGCCGGGACATGGTCAAGACATACAAGTCTTTTGAGTTTTTCCTTCCAGACAACGAAGAGGGCCTGAAAATCAGGAa GCAGTGTGCCCTGGCGGCCCTCCGTGATGTCCGGCGGTTCCTTAGTGAGGAGGGGGGACATGTGGCG GTTTTTGATGCAACGAATACCACCCGAGAACGGAGAGCGACCATCTTTAATTTTGGGGAACAGAATGGCTACAAG ACCTTTTTTGTGGAGTCCATCTGTGTGGATCCTGAGGTCATAGCCGCTAACATCGTG CAAGTGAAACTCGGCAGCCCCGATTATGTGAACCATGATAGTGATAAGGCCACGGAGGATTTCATGAGGCGCATTGAATGCTATGAGAATTCATATGAGTCATTGGATGAGGACCTGGACAG GGATCTGTCCTACATCAAGATCATGGACGTGGGTCAGAGCTACGTGGTGAACCGTGTGGCTGACCACATCCAGAGCCGTATTGTATATTACCTCATGAACATCCATGTGACCCCCCGCTCCATCTACCTCTGCCGACATGGGGAGAGTGAGCTCAACCTCAAGGGCCGGATTGGCGGGGACCCAGGACTGTCCCCTCGGGGCAGGGAG TTTGCCAAGAGTCTGGCCCAGTTCATCAGTGATCAGAACATCAAGGACTTGAAGGTCTGGACGAGCCAGATGAAGAGGACAATCCAGACAGCTGAGGCCCTGGGTGTGCCTTATGAACAGTGGAAGGTCCTCAATGAGATTGATGCG GGCGTCTGTGAGGAAATGACTTACGAGGAAATTCAGGATCATTATCCACTGGAGTTTGCCCTGCGGGACCAGGACAAGTACCGGTACCGGTACCCCAAGGGGGAG TCTTACGAGGACCTGGTCCAGCGGCTCGAGCCTGTCATCATGGAGCTGGAGAGGCAAGAGAATGTGCTGGTCATCTGCCACCAGGCTGTGATGCGCTGCCTCCTGGCCTACTTCCTGGATAAGGCCGCAG AACAGCTGCCCTACCTCAAGTGTCCACTGCACACCGTCCTGAAGCTGACCCCTGTGGCTTACG GTTGTAAAGTGGAGTCGATATTCCTGAACGTGATGGCTGTGAATACGCACCGGGACAGGCCTCAG AATGTAGATATCTCGAGGCCTCCAGAGGAAGCCCTCGTCACGGTCCCTGCTCACCAGTGA
- the UCN2 gene encoding urocortin-2 translates to MPGLSNLYLSVSFPWSPSLCLSTFPVCICPCATAAQNPCPEPLFSSQPDHAMTRWALLVLMILTSGMALLVPMTPIPAFQLLPQNPPQATPRPVASESLSASTVGPSTAWGHPSPGPRPGPRITLSLDVPIGLLRILLEQARARAVREQAAANARILAHVGRR, encoded by the coding sequence ATGCCTGGCCTCTCTAatctctacctctctgtctccttcccttggtctccctctctctgtctgtctacTTTCCCCGTCTGCATCTGTCCATGCGCCACGGCTGCCCAGAACCCCTGCCCTGAGCCTCTTTTCTCCTCGCAGCCTGACCACGCGATGACCAGGTGGGCTCTGCTGGTGCTGATGATCCTGACGTCGGGCATGGCCCTGCTTGTCCCCATGACCCCTATTCCAGCCTTCCAGCTCCTCCCTCAGAACCCTCCCCAAGCCACTCCCCGCCCTGTGGCCTCAGAGAGCCTCTCAGCCAGCACCGTGGGCCCCTCCACTGCTTGGGgccaccccagccctggcccccgCCCAGGCCCCCGCATCACTCTCTCACTGGATGTCCCCATTGGCCTCCTGCGGATCTTACTGGAGCAAGCCCGAGCCAGAGCTGTGAGGGAGCAGGCCGCTGCCAACGCTCGCATCCTGGCCCATGTTGGCCGCCGCTGA